Proteins co-encoded in one Marmota flaviventris isolate mMarFla1 chromosome 9, mMarFla1.hap1, whole genome shotgun sequence genomic window:
- the LOC114093699 gene encoding olfactory receptor 4C15-like — MQNQSFITEFVLLGLSHNPSIQKIIFVLFLLVYIATMVGNMLIVVTILCSPALLGSPMYFFLAFLSFLEACFSSAITPKMIADSLYERKTISYNGCMIQLFAEHLFGGVEMIILMSMAYDRYVAICKPLHYSSIMNWRLCGILVGVSWSGGFLHSITVVLFTFQLPFCGSNVIDHFMCDLCPLLKLACTDTHILGLLMIGTSGFMCIIIFCLLLVSYGVILFSLRTHSAEGWRKALSTCGSHIAVMVLFFVPCIFINARPPSVFPFDKLMEMFYTMFTPLLNPLIYTFRNREVKNAIKKMWKRLVLRDW; from the coding sequence ATGCAAAACCAAAGCTTCATAACTGAATTTGTCCTCCTGGGGCTTTCACATAATCCTagtattcaaaaaataatatttgttttatttttgttggtcTACATTGCGACTATGGTAGGAAACATGCTGATTGTAGTGACCATCCTCTGTAGCCCTGCACTGCTGGGgtcccccatgtacttcttcttagcatttctgtccttcctggAGGCCTGCTTCTCCTCTGCTATTACACCAAAAATGATTGCAGACTCCCTGTATGAGAGGAAAACCATCTCTTATAATGGATGCATGATTCAACTTTTTGCTGAACATCTATTTGGTGGGGTAGAGATGATTATCCTCATgtccatggcctatgaccgctatgtggccatttgcAAGCCCTTGCACTACTCTTCCATCATGAACTGGAGGCTCTGTGGCATTCTGGTGGGGGTATCCTGGTCAGGGGGCTTCTTGCATTCCATTACAGTGGTTCTGTTCACTTTCCAGCTGCCCTTTTGTGGCTCTAATGTCATTGATCATTTCATGTGTGACTTATGCccattactgaagctggcctgcACTGACACTCACATCCTAGGCCTTTTGATGATTGGCACTAGTGGATTTATGTGCATTATAATATTCTGCTTATTGCTGGTCTCCTATGGTGTCATCTTGTTCTCCCTGAGAACACACAGTGCTGAGGGGTGGAGGAAAGCTCTGTCCACCTGTGGATCTCACATTGCTGTTATGGTTTTGTTCTTTGTCCCATGCATATTTATAAATGCCCGGCCTCCTTCTGTCTTTCCCTTTGACAAActgatggaaatgttttataCCATGTTCACCCCCTTGCTGAATCCTTTAATTTATACTTTCAGAAATAGAGAAGTGAAAAAtgctataaagaaaatgtggaagagATTGGTGTTAAGAGATTGGTGA